A stretch of DNA from Salmo trutta chromosome 12, fSalTru1.1, whole genome shotgun sequence:
AACTacataaacacaacccacctcatACACGATTACTTCTACTacataaacacaacccacctcatACACGATTACTTCaactacattacatttacatttaagtcatttagcagacgctcttatccagagcgacttacaaattgacatAACCCAACCCACCTCATACACGATTACTTCAACTACATAACACAACCCACCTCATACACGATTACTTCAACTACATAACCCAACTCACCTCATACACGATTACTTCAAATGCAATCATGGTTTGATTGGCAAGGAGGACTACAGAGGAAACTAATCTGTATCCATTCAAAATGTGGATTACAAAAAGTTGCACTTTTTAATGATACGTTTAAGGATGTTACAAAAGTACGTAAGTCTTAGGGGATGTCGGAAGTCGACATCCCCTAAGACTTACGTACTTTTGTAACATCCTTAAACGTATCATTAAAAAGTTTGATCGGGGGTTGTAAGTATTCAAGTAAATATCCTTGGGAAAGTGGTGATGATCAATGtggaatgtaaaaaaaacaaatttaAGTACAAAAAGTACAATCAACCTTCATTTGCAGGAGAAAAGTGAAAGTGGAAAAAATTGCACTTAGCTAAATCTCAGCAGAACACTTGCATAAATATGCTGCATAATCAGCCAGAATAAGAAAACACCTGTCGTCCTTCCAAGCTACTACTTTCCATCACCATTAATCAATACATTTTCCCTACTTCTCCTTCATATTTAACAATCACCAGCTGTTTCTCTTGGCAGTATTCTCAGAATGTTTTGAGTCTTTCATACGCTTGGCCTGCCTGAGGAACTGGTCTGCTTTCCTCAGCTTCTCCATGGCTCTGGCTAGCAGCTCCTCCGGCGACCTGTCCTCCAGGCCATCGCCCCCCGCTAGGGCCGAGTTCTGCCCAACCTCGGTGCTCCCTTTGGGGACGACGCTCCCCAGGAGCTCCCCTGTATTTTCCAGCTCCAGGGCCACTTCATTTTCAAGGTCTGTTAAGTCTTGAGGACCCACGGTGGCCTTTGTCCCGGCCACGTCTGTGATTCGCCGTTTCACGTTTTCACCCAATGAGGCCTCAGAGAGGAGATCCCCCAAAGAGGTGGACATGAGCTTGGCTAAGGGTTTGAAGGGGATGGGGGGACAATGGGAGGCCTGACTGACCCTCACCTGGAGGAAGGTGGAGTGTAGGCCAGAAGGATTGTCCTGGGGGGTCTGGGTCGTAGAAGGGGAGTCCTCCACAGTGCTGAGTCCCAAGCTGTCGGGGGTCTCCGTGTCTCCGTCTTGACTCTCGTCCATCAGCGCGTCCAGGCCAGCTTGGCTGCCCATTAGGGCAGCGGTGGAGGCCGCCAAAGTGTCCCTGCTCTCTGACCATTCTTCGTCGACATCGATGTCCGAGTGTTGGCCGCTGTCGACTGACTTTTCCTCCTCACGCTCACTCTTCTTTTCCGGGGAGAGGTGGCAGGACACGGGGCTGGAGCAGGAGCTGTCTGGCTCAGGGTCACTCAGAGAGAGAACTACGACTGGGAACTCAGACTTAGTCTCAACGACCACAGGAACTTTCAGGGCCTCTGTTTCTTCAGTCGGACTGGTTGTGGTCAGCGCGGCTGGTGTTGGTGAAGTGATAGAGTTCAGTTTCTCTCCTggtgtggtggtgatgatgatgatgttcttGGTTTTGTCTGTCGCTTGGTTCTTAGGTTCTCTTACGTGGACGTCTTGAGCCACCACCACTGCTTTGGGAGGAGGGAGGACGACGGGCTTCTTCTTTGTGGGAGGTCCGGGAGGGCCAGGGCTCTTTTTGATTGGCTCCGGTGTCTGAACTGACGGCGTTACTGTGAGTTGGGAAGACTTCATTGTCTGAAGTTCTTCATTGGGTGATATATCCACTCCACCAGTAGGGGCAGACTCTTGTTCTTGAGCCATGGGCTCGGCAACTTTCTGCGTCTCTTCTTCTATGGTGGTGGTGGCGACCTCTGGGTGGTCAGTCACAGAGGGTTCAACTTTGACCTCTAGGGGGGTCATGGGTGTTGTAAGCTGAGAGGAAGAAGactcctcatcctcctcagggATACTGCTTTGTTGAACGTCAGATGCAATCATTTCAGaaccctcttcctccttctcctctacctcATCCTCTTCACCTTTCTTCCTCCTCCCACTAGCCTCCTCTGTACCCTCCTGCACGGCTGTCTGAGAGGGCTTTTTGTCTTTGGATGGTGGGGTGGGCGGCCTGTGTTCCTGGCTGGTTTGGGAGGCCTCGGCCAGGTTGTCTGTGGAGCCGCCGATGGGTTTGCCGGGAGGGGTGGGCGGTGGTGCTGACTCGACCCCAGCCTCGAAGCACTGCTCTGGGCTGCCCTCGGGGCTGGTGTTCCTGGGGGGTTGGTCTCCGGCTGGAGCAGCGGGCTTGGCCTCTTTGGAGGGCGGCATGGGCGTCTTCAGGAccttgaaatcaaatcaaatgttatttactTAATATGTTTCATATGGTTGTTACAACACATTGTAAAATACATGGAAAGAAGAGGGTAAAACAACAAATGATATGCACCTTT
This window harbors:
- the LOC115203405 gene encoding uncharacterized protein LOC115203405, whose translation is MEDEVKEDPTRPNEDPTRSTWKAGWVKKASGRFLASYKDRYIHVERTELVVYENEDVATYLEKVDLENYDKCHELRSAFTKKNRLVLIRAAKSGNKVHDVKFQAQNLEEKEAWIKAFSDGINRAKNKIFDEVKVDETSQLEHATRTRPKGNRNRRPPTRIHMKEVANVSSDGILRHDLVDASILNGTHHITTDTIETPKKAVKPPMPPTSKPSEAPEECQTTQSPDEGLPSETEPSPQKVLKPPMPPSKEAETAAASAGDQLPNETSTDRSPEKKVLKPPMPPSKEAKPTVSAEDQPPGETSPEKKVLKTPMPPSKEAKPAAPAGDQPPRNTSPEGSPEQCFEAGVESAPPPTPPGKPIGGSTDNLAEASQTSQEHRPPTPPSKDKKPSQTAVQEGTEEASGRRKKGEEDEVEEKEEEGSEMIASDVQQSSIPEEDEESSSSQLTTPMTPLEVKVEPSVTDHPEVATTTIEEETQKVAEPMAQEQESAPTGGVDISPNEELQTMKSSQLTVTPSVQTPEPIKKSPGPPGPPTKKKPVVLPPPKAVVVAQDVHVREPKNQATDKTKNIIIITTTPGEKLNSITSPTPAALTTTSPTEETEALKVPVVVETKSEFPVVVLSLSDPEPDSSCSSPVSCHLSPEKKSEREEEKSVDSGQHSDIDVDEEWSESRDTLAASTAALMGSQAGLDALMDESQDGDTETPDSLGLSTVEDSPSTTQTPQDNPSGLHSTFLQVRVSQASHCPPIPFKPLAKLMSTSLGDLLSEASLGENVKRRITDVAGTKATVGPQDLTDLENEVALELENTGELLGSVVPKGSTEVGQNSALAGGDGLEDRSPEELLARAMEKLRKADQFLRQAKRMKDSKHSENTAKRNSW